TATGAGGGTCTGTTTTCATTCCAGTAATAAATAAGAACACAAAGGAGTCAGTTCTAAATTTTTCACCGCACGAAATAGTCgttaaaaatttgtattttagctgtgttgtttttgacaataacataacaatgaatataaaaaaagaagatgtggtatgattgccaataagacatttgtccacaagagaccacaatgacacagacattaacaactatcggtcttcgtacagccttcaacaaccactgaattacaggctcctgacttgggacaggcacatatatggAATGTGACGAGGTTAAACGTGtcagcgggatcccaaccctcccctaacctgggacagtggtataacagtacaacataagaacgaactatgaaaattagttgaaaaaggcttaactcctcagttggaaaaaaaaacatgtggacgtggccgggtacttgtacatcccgacaacaaaaagacactttACCTGTTTCAAATCAGCTTCTCCGATTGTCTCCTTTTATCCACAGATTTAGCTTAAATTGTAGAATAAAATAGTATTAAAAGGAAACGATAAAGTATTACATTGGTAAGAATATGTATCATATTCAGATTTATTTCATAAACACTTGTATTGATTTGGCTGCTAGATAAGCACCTTGTAGAAAACAATACACCCCCTGTGTTGACTACAGTAAACATCCTCTATTTTGACTATCTTAAAAGACAATATGTATTAACTGATTACTTAACAAAAACCATGTATAAATGACttcctaataaaaaaaaactcttggTGAGTAACTGTTATTCGTATAAACACCATGTATTGAGTGTCTGCTATACCAGTTaataaattagaaaacaaaagtgtcaaTACAATTCGTTTGCTGGAGTCCGAGAGACCCTTCAGCAAGATGCAATCTATTGACGGTGTCTCACCAACACTTGGAATTTTACATACAAATTGCTGAGGGAACTAATCGAATTCATTTTTGTTCTACATTTGTTCGTATTGTATGTATTATCAAAGCTGCGCTTACACACCTAAACAAACTTCGTAGTATGATGATCGCAGTTtgtatttacaatattaatGTTCAGAAATTCAGATTATCGGTAGATATTAGCTGACATTGTTGTATATGTGCTTTGTACATCTTAAAGTTTCTAGAGCATAAACTTCTAACCATTTTAATACCCtgttgttaaataaaatatgaaataacacaCGCAGGTATTCTCAAGTGTTACTCATAGCCCATCAATAATGATTCGTTTGTGTTCTGTTCTCATTTTACGGATATgtcattatgatttttttttattcaaatgtactTATGAAATGATTGCTCTAAATACAGACATCAACAAATACGAAATATTGCTACATTTAAATACTGATTTAAAGccagaaaatttgaaaaaaattagttGTATTAAATTCAAAAGTGGAGCTATGCATGCCATGTAACATGTAGGCCTTTTTAGTTCTCATGTCTTTAAAAGTACGTCGTATAAATTATTGCATTACATTTCATCATCAATTATACAATTCTAATGTATAATAAATGATGACTTTTGAAAAGCTTCAAAGGGAGGTCAATGTGATCACGCTAGAATATTTACTGATGTTATAGATCATGATATAGACTGATTTGTTTCAGATtccaaaaatgaataatttttccTGAAAATGgttatttactttttcttttattcaatcaAGAACAAAGCTCAATTTACTGTTTCTCTTTTAGACTTTGTAGCGTATGTCGTCTGCGATTACGTCAAAAATGAATATACCCATGATGATAAGAAATAATAAGCTTCATATCAGATATATGGTTTCGAAAGCAATATGGTCTTTGTGTTCTAAATCATTACTTTTAATTGcaaaataacacaataaatGATCCATAAGtaaactgtttttatttattgccTTGTTAACGCTGCTTCATAAAATATCTTTCTTCGTTTATTTCAACCATCGTCATCGTATTAGTAACATCATTAACAAATTAATTATACGTATCTTAGcatatattttgtacttttgcATTCTTTGGAATAACGGCAACTTGTATTGTAACAGATGGCTTTCATCCGTTTTGATGTAAAACTACATTGGAGGGCATGTTTATTGCATAAATGATGATTACAAGCATTTTATGACATCGGATACGATATTTTATACTGTCATCTAATACCTTCCCCTAAAGATGATAAACATTCATTTAACGTTATTACTAAGTTCTTTATTCCACGGATATTGAAAACTTTTTTATCGACTATAACCTATCTAAATCATCAATTGAACGTTTTTTCACATGCAACTATGATTAAATGTGTTTGCTTCTTACAAAtggaaacacaattttgtttgtacatgtacatgtaaccgAAAGAGACGTATTAACCAATATGCCAATCGCCACTATTCTAAATTATAGTGATGGCCATGCTAATATTATAAGgaaatgtcatattgtatagAATGTCAATTAATTTTGCATCGGCATCAAAGAGATGGTTTTAAAAATTAGGGATCGTTTAAAGTCAGGTATTTTACtagaaataaaagatattaagGATACTAgcctattataatttttaaacagaaCCATTATTACTTAAATTATGACAGTGGTGATAGATTCCCAAAATGTAACTACTTGACTGTTATTTATACATAAATCTAACTTCGAACTGCGAATACTCAAACGTAATCTATCTTTCTTAACATAAGTGTCGATCAGATAAAGTAATGAAATTTCAGGTTAGTTTTGATTAGAGAGTTACGTGTAAAATTAATATGATGATATTCCATTTTCTATTTACACATTCGTTTATATCTGATATATTTTAGcgttatatatttaattaattaaaccATTCCAGTAATGTAAATTAAATCCAAATGTTGAATTCAGAAAGCTGATACATATTGTGCATTAAATTACCTGTTAAACGTACGTAAGACAAAGTACAAATGTTAGCCTTAAATAAGCAACCGTCACACTTTATTTACAGATTATTAGTTATATACGAAAACTCAAAGCATTGTGTCGAGGGGCAAACTCTCGCAAACATCATATATTTAGATGTTATGCAATATTCAATTAAGTCAAGATGCCACATATAATAGTATTAATCTCAGGAAAATTCTTGCAGAATCCCCTGGTAAGCAAGTTATCATGAAAGAGGTTTAGTTACACCCATTGCAAACAGCTATCCTTTCATTGGTATTTTATTACATTAAGAAGCTGTGAGTTTACATTGTTAATAGTTTTTCGTTACAcgtttatatatttcttaagCAGTTACAGTACTGTATAAACtgttataaatacaaattacagAAGATTTTAGGAATATTCAATAATACCGTCACCTATAGTAGTACCATACTAAATTACATTAACAGGTCTTCAACCATAGACAAGTGGCTACACCATGTTTCAATTACCTACTATTGTCCTCGCCTCTACAATTAATGTACAAGTTAAACAGAGACGTCAAAAAAGAACATAAACAGTAAGATGGACACGGAAAACTGAATATTACGGGTTTTTTCACTTCTGTTGGTTCGTGGTTCCCCAAGttatgtttataaaagaaaaaacatttttttataataaagttacCTTTATTTTAGATTTCAGCCGTTGTCTGTCTCTAGCATAATCCTCGTTTCCTGGCGCCGTTCTCTTCCATAAAATTATCCCAACAATAGTATACGTTATGGCTAATATCAATAATGGGATGATATacgtaaaaagtaaaatgaaaatagtaTATATACGACGAGACTCCGCACTCTCCCAAGTCTCTATACATTTAAGGTTCCCACCACCGACGTCAACCGCACGTCCTTCAAAGAACTGAACACAAGCTAAGGAAAATGCACATATCCAAATCACGCTGATGACGTACTTCTTCCTCGAAAATGTCACACGTAGGTGAAGAGGAAAAGTTACTGCTAAAAAACGATCTATTCCTATGGCCATGTTTGTTAAAACACTTGCTGTCACAGCCAGAAGCtgtacaaacaaaacaataggGCACATTGGTTTTGAAAATATCCATTCGTTTAAAATGACGTCAGCAAAGGTAAATGGCATACAAAACATTGCCATTACTAAGTCTGCTACGGCTAAATTTACAAGAAAGTGTCTCAAATCCGTCCTAGAATGGCGCCCCTTTGTGAAAACAAGGACGGCAAAGATATTTCCAGTCACAGAAAACAATGTTGTTAAGGTATAAAGAACAATGAGTCCAGCTAAAGACTCGTCTGATAAACTTATTTCATGGCTAGAACCATTCGACGAGCCGTTCAGAAAATTCGTTTTCGTTCGATTCCAAAAAGTATACTCCAAGGTTTTTAAAGAATTTGCATTTATAGTTGTCGCCTGTAATTCCGAAAAATATTTATTCGTTGCATTTTCAATGTCTATTTCACCCGCCATATTATGTATCATTATGTTTCAAACTACCTGTTGACAATAGTCAATTGCAAATAAATGTAGTTTGAATTTCAGTTCCAACATTTAGAATAAAACTTTCCATTTTCAGACAACTATCAATTACGGTGTAAAAactttggaatttttatttGCTTATAAGCCCTCGTCTAACTTAAGAAATAAAGTATGTGGCGTAATTCTCAATTGGAGAAATTCTTCTTACTTTCACACCTCTCCGAACTTTCAACGGAATCAAGTTGTTTTCTGTAGAAGGCGGGACAATCTCCACGTGGATAGCAGatcaatataattatctaaGACAATTCAACCAATACACACTCATCACTAGAACTCCTCATTAACAACAATAATGATTATCACTTTCTCTCAATACACATCTCTTATGTTGTCTATTTCCTTTTCTTCCACTTCGCTGTCTGTTCGTTTACTGGATCAATATCTGATCAgtagtaatatttttataaaccgTGTCCGTTTAATTGCAATTCTATATtatcctctttttttttttaaatcaacgtTACTGAGAAATGGTGACATATGTATTTTCTTGTTGCATTTGTCAGATCacttaatttgttattttgtttttttatcacttaattttgtttttatatatcttgGGTACTTTTTCTTAGTTTTTGCCAATCGTATACCTTCAAGGACATAACATTCAAGATAACATTAAGACTTAGCCATCACCTTATAGAATATTTATTAACTGACTGGTTTAAAGCTTTAGATAAGCCAGcaataatttcaatttaactttttagttgaaatcagaaacaaacaaaaaccatgTAGTACTGTAAATCAgcttattttttcattgtttgacTTTGAGATTTGCAAAGCATAAGACATACGATTCCAGtaatgttaaatgataaatctGGTCATCACGCTACTGAACATTACTATTGATAGGTTTTACGAGAGATGGTGGTATATCATTACTAAAAGATAAAGTTTTTCATTGTCTTATTTCATTTCTTCTGCATCTTTGACAAAGtggatttttatttctttcaatttttaataaaagttgtATTGTATGTCCAGTGGATATTACTCAATCAAAGccaatgttttttgtttattgatatattgttcTTCCAATTActattataattgtttattgtagAATAATGTTTTAGTGTGTATTTTATAACTGACTTGAGTTTAAATAAATCTGCCCTTTCTGTGATAGTTCTTATTCATAAATAACACACATACTGTAATTTTAGTCAAGaaagaaaatgaatgaaaatttacTGCCATCTAAAGTGACAGGTCGTCTTGGAAAAGTTTTGCTGGCCTCTCAtaacttgatatttttctttCCGAACTATATTTCTCGTGCAAACCTAATCAGGTTGGTCTAGTGCATATCTAATTATGTTATTCCATAAAGCACTGATATTGGTAGTATTCTTTTCTTTTGCACAAACTGATTATACAAAGCGCGTAATAATACTATTTGGAATCAATCGACTAGTTGATAGATGCAAACTATAGAAGCAGATATACAATATACAACTCACTCGTCCACACGCCCCccttacaaaaataaaataatatataaaatattatactaccaaaaacaaacaaaccaaattaTCAATGGTATTTTGATCGATTCGAGTGTTGGAGATCGGGGTTGCTGCTTCAACGTTATAGCTTGTTTTATTTAGGAGTCTGAGTACGCAACATTTGAAGCAAGTTGGGAATCTGATTAATCATGTCGGTCTAGTGCAAATGGATCTACATTCATATCACATGAACTTGTTTTTATCCTTAAATATTGTGTTTAACATTCTTCCATTATCACCAACATCCCCATTAGACACTAGACGTGTTACctaattgtataaaaaagatgtcGTAAAAATTGACATTCGGCCATGACAGTTATTGACCTGAACCATACAAGACAGCAAACGaaacaataaaaattcaaaatggtacatgtatagttgtttttttctaaaaacagtATTTAAACCATCTGGGTATTTTTCGGATTAGTTACACCTCATGTAAGAATCCtgggttttgattggttgatagccagtgtattttaTCAAATGCATATCGTTCATTTTTAAACGTCGCCAGGGTATATGCAAAAAAATACTCCTTCTTAACattatatatctgtttaaaatcACAACTCCTTTCGAAAATACACAGTGGCTCGTtctcagaaagaaaaaaagtggAACAAGCAACTTACTGAAATTCTTTGCCTTTGATATTTTGGCAGAATATTGGTGTTTCTATTTTATCTTGCCTCCTTATGGTCGATTCAAAGTGCCTTTATCTCGTCAATCCTATTCGTCCTTAACTGAAACCATACGCGTCTTGGACACGGCCCTTTTTCCCTcagtatttagattttgttttaatggaATCTCCTTATTTCTAGTTAATTGATCTCGCTCCTCTATTTGCATTTTTCTACATATCAATAGAAGAATGGCCATAGTGCTATCTGTTATGGTAAGACCGTATGAATAGGGGCAAGAACACATGTTTAGGACAGTGTATTCAGTTATTTCTTAAACTTATATTTGAAAATCGAAATATTGTggtttgtaaagaaaaaaacataatcaacATATTCAATACTTTtaccaatattttgatttgtaagAAACAGTCAtcactttttttcattaatcttgtaaaaattattaatatattaagATTCAACCTTCACAATTTCATTTTCGTGTAAAAACTAATAATTTGTGGCATCTTGGATGGTATTCTTATGCAATTTACAGTAAAGGTAACTTTTCAACGTTAAGTACTGATAaagccaataatcaaaaatataatatagtacggctaataaaataagaataataggATATCTTTATTAATTACATAATATTTCTGTTAAATACTTTGTATATGATCtcgaacatatttttttaacaacaaactCAATAGTTTATTCTTTAGAACTTGTCTTTTGCACAACTCATCAAAAGTCAATGTCCCAAAAGTACCCCCTTACATAATTGTACCGATCATCCCGTTTATTTGGAACATATAAAGCATGGTTGAAAGACATTTagttaaaaaacatattaatatataatctgaaaatcataaacaaaatagatatgtaatgaattttttaaaatattgaaccaCTAAACGGAAAAATGAATTcatcaataatacattttgaaatatatacaaataacaagAGCACTAAAggaaataactgaaaaaaaataatacaaacattccatgaaatatatacaaataacaagAGCACTAAAggaaataactgaaaaaaaataatacaaacattccatgaaatatatacaaataacaagAGCACTAAAggaaataactgaaaaaaaaataatacaaacattccataaaatatatacaaataacaagAGCACTAAAggaaataactgaaaaaaaaaatacaaacattccatgaaatatatacaaataacaagAGCACTGAAggaaataactgaaaaaaaataatacaaacattccatgaaatatatacaaataacaagAGCACTAAAggaaataactgaaaaaaaataatacaaacattccatgaaatatatacaaataacaagAGCACTAAAggaaataactgaaaaaaaataatacaaacattccatgaaatatatacaaataacaagAGCACTAAAggaaataactgaaaaaaaataatacaaacattccatgaaatatatacaaataacaagAGCACTAAAggaaataactgaaaaaaaataatacaaacattccatgaaatatatacaaataacaagAGCACTAAAggaaataactgaaaaaaaaataatacaaacattccatgaaatatatacaaataacaagAGCACTAAAggaaataactgaaaaaaaataatacaaacattccATGAAATATATCCAAATAACAAGAGCACTAAAGGAAATaactgagagaaaaaaaaatacaaacattccatgaaatatatacaaataacaagAGCACTAAAggaaataactgaaaaaaataatacaaacattccatgaaatatatacaaataacaagAGCACTAAAggaaataactgaaaaaaaataatacaaacattccatgaaatatatacaaataacaagAGCACTAAAggaaataactgaaaaaaattaatacaaacattccatgaaatatatacaaataacaagAGCACTAAAggaaataactgaaaaaaaataatacaaacattccatgaaatatatacaaataacaagAGCACTAAAGGAAATAACTGAAGAAAAATTATGCAAACATTCCAtgaattatatacaaataacaagAGCACTAAAGGTAATAACTGAAGAAAAATTATGCAAACATTccatgaaatatatacaaataacaagAGCACTAAAGGAAACAACTGAAGAAAAATTATGCAAACATTccatgaaatatatacaaataacaagAGCACTAAAGGAAATAACGGAAGAAAAATTATGCAAACATTccatgaaatatatacaaataacaagAGCACTAAAGGAAACAACTGAAGAAAAATTATGCAAACATTccatgaaatatatacaaataacaagAGCACTAAAGGAAATAACTGAAGAAAAATTATGCAAACATTccatgaaatatatacaaataacaagAGCACTAAAGGAAATAACTGAGGAAAAATTATGCAAACATTCCAtgaattatatacaaataacaagAGCATTAAAGAAAATAACTGAAGAAAAATTATGCAAACATTccatgaaatatatacaaataacaagAGCACTAGGGGAAATAACTGAAGAAAAATTATGCAAACATTccatgaaatatatacaaataacaagAGCACTAAAGGAAATAACTGAGGAAAAATTATGCAAACATTCCAtgaattatatacaaataacaagAGCATTAAAGAAAATAACTGAAGAAAAATTATGCAAACATTccatgaaatatatacaaataacaagAGCACTAGGGGAAATAACTGAAGAAAAATTATGCAAACATTCCAtgaattatatacaaataacaagAGCACTAAAGGAAATAACTGAAGAAAAATTATGCAAACATTccatgaaatatatacaaataacaagAGCACTAAAGGAAACAACTGAAGAAAAATTATGCAAACATTccatgaaatatatacaaataacaatagCACTAAATGAAAtaactaaagaaaaataatacaaacattccAAAAGCGTCCAAATATAGGAAAAGCCCAAATACACTAGCGCCTTTCTAAGAGAAAGCTCTTCATTCGATCACAGTGAGAAAATGCACAACCTGACAAAATGTGTTGCGTATACGAATCCCTCTTTTAGAATAACCGACACTAGAAACTCCGAAGCAGAACATTTGACAGCCAAGGATGTTGAAGAGCCGAAACATTTGACGAACTGTAATATCAAAAAGTACTTTAAGATAATAGCCAAATCAATAAATGTCACAGTCCCGACATAGTACATGTTATTTCGAATCCTCCCACTCATAATACATCCATTTCCATTTAATCTTACTTCATCCATTAGGTTTTACTTTGACGTACAGTGACATGTAGTTAATATCATTGTCGTAGGAGGATACATGTTTTGTAATTGTCTGATACTGCCAATCATAGGACACTCTGATAACATGTATATATCGGACATAAACCAAACATGAAAATAAGACAAACATTTTAGAACAGCTATAATAACAtggaatagggaataagtaaccaacttgacgcccaTTAATAACATCTGGTAATGAGAATCGTAACGTTTTCTCACGTCATATGTACCAATAAGATTTGATTcatgttcaaaatatttccCCCGTTTGTGTCAGTTTTTGAAATTACAggtaaaaattaatgaaaattagtGGAACAATCAGGAATAAATTTGAAGGACGATTAGGAAGTTTAAATGTGGAACAATAACAGATACTAGTAATACAGGTTACAAATTaatgtttcaacaaaatgggGAAAAGCttgattaaataattatttttacatactAGTATTTTGATTTGCACATAGAAGGTACAATTGAAATATCACCAAAAAACGGAATATAATATAAAGTCATCAaattttagtcttagatgcatgatttcttttgaattatttgtttttattggctTTTAACTCATGTCTATAACAAGTGGTAATATGTGTTGTGGGGATGTACAAATAGCCGTCCATGTCCACTCTGTTTTTGTTAGTTTGTCCCCATCTGATGCgataagcctttttcaactaatttttatagtgCAGTCTTATATTGTACCGTGACTGTTACAACACTGTCTAGGTATAAGTTGGAGGGTTGGCGCCTTTAAATAAGTTTAACAccaccacattatgtatgtggcTGTCCAAaacaggagcctgtaattcattttttgtcgtttgttgctgtgtggcatatttgttttttgttcattattttaaagataattaGATCGTTAGTtctgggttttactcattgttgaaggccgtgtgGTGAACTATAgtttattttctgtgtcatttggtctcttatggagagttttctcattggcaatcatgcatATATTACGTCAAGTGTTTCTTCTTTGTAGTTGGTGGCGAGTCCTGAAGACTACACTTTATGGTTAAGACACtagtaatatttacaaaaacaaccTTTAATAGTGATTCTTGGAAAGACTGATCTGGTAGGGTT
The genomic region above belongs to Mytilus trossulus isolate FHL-02 chromosome 7, PNRI_Mtr1.1.1.hap1, whole genome shotgun sequence and contains:
- the LOC134725405 gene encoding substance-K receptor-like, with protein sequence MIHNMAGEIDIENATNKYFSELQATTINANSLKTLEYTFWNRTKTNFLNGSSNGSSHEISLSDESLAGLIVLYTLTTLFSVTGNIFAVLVFTKGRHSRTDLRHFLVNLAVADLVMAMFCMPFTFADVILNEWIFSKPMCPIVLFVQLLAVTASVLTNMAIGIDRFLAVTFPLHLRVTFSRKKYVISVIWICAFSLACVQFFEGRAVDVGGGNLKCIETWESAESRRIYTIFILLFTYIIPLLILAITYTIVGIILWKRTAPGNEDYARDRQRLKSKIKIVKMLVIVVAVFGLCWLPIHVFTMILDFKPEILHYETMEDAMTLMTIYLCVHWLAMSNSFANPLIYGFTNANFRADLATLMFLWFPCCGCLRRVIPKRQYSSSTRDSVIMRRQSTFKSCRVGNGFHSVKNDVSLVTTSGVPKHLTLRQTSKDSTLSDDCSAW